One window of the Acidobacteriota bacterium genome contains the following:
- a CDS encoding ABC transporter substrate-binding protein: MQTLVQDIRYAMRQLRKSPGFTITALLTLAIGIGANTAIFTLVHGVLLKSLPVSNPSQLYKLGDEYNCCVEGDLQDNWSMFAYDFYEYARDHTPAFEQLAAAQTNRPDLTVRRAGSNAPADSLEGEFVSGNYFATLGVPAYAGRTIALNDDKIGAPAVAVISYRAWQQKYGGDPSLVGANVMFDGIPANIIGVAPPAFFGDRLESDPPDFWLPISQEPVFRRENSLLRLPATAWLYMIGRLRPDANPSQVSAQLTTELRQYLLTPGNSNQHMDLKKIDKQVIHLAPGGGGINSMKDDYEQGLLLLMAASGAVLIIACANLANLLLARGAATRLRTSLQLAIGATRGRIIRSQITESLVLSLAGGALGLLLAMYASKAMLLIAFRGSTFVPISSTPSWPVLGFTTLVAVLTGIVFGVGPAWMASHIDPAEALRGASRVTREAAALPQRSLIVLQAAVSLVLLSVAALLTQTLRNLDNQEYGIQRQGRLLVQINPQSAGYTQERLMALYQQTEDKFSHLPGVISESLSLYTAQQGNNWGESVHFSDKTGEFGSSWDRVTARYFETIGTPIVRGRGFSDQDTATSQKVAVVNEAFVRKYFPKEDPIGKHFGKDEQSHAGDYEIVGVAKDAKYQDASRPARQMFFVPLPQKIKYDTPVDNMVEDSSMYMGTIELHVQGDPDSFATYVRRALGEIDPNLTPTSMRSFDEQVKILASAHTLIGRLSSAFGFIALLLASIGLYGVTAYRVARRTSEVGLRMALGANRTDIVSLILRGASTQVGIGLLIGIPFCFLAKHWLQHQLFGIGKFDPTSLIIAIAVLGICALIASLLPAARAAAIEPMRALRTE, translated from the coding sequence ATGCAGACTCTTGTTCAGGATATTCGGTACGCGATGCGGCAGTTGCGCAAATCGCCGGGATTCACAATCACGGCGTTGCTGACGCTGGCGATTGGTATTGGCGCGAACACCGCGATCTTCACCCTCGTCCATGGAGTCTTGCTCAAGTCTCTGCCTGTAAGTAATCCATCCCAGCTCTACAAGCTGGGCGACGAATATAACTGCTGCGTAGAGGGCGATCTGCAAGACAACTGGTCGATGTTCGCCTATGACTTCTACGAATATGCGCGAGACCACACGCCGGCCTTCGAACAGCTCGCTGCGGCACAAACCAATCGTCCCGATTTGACCGTGCGGCGCGCAGGCTCGAACGCCCCGGCAGATTCACTTGAAGGCGAGTTCGTGTCTGGAAACTACTTTGCCACTCTTGGAGTACCCGCTTATGCCGGCCGGACTATCGCTCTGAATGACGACAAGATTGGCGCTCCGGCAGTGGCAGTAATCAGTTATCGCGCCTGGCAGCAGAAGTACGGTGGTGATCCATCGCTCGTGGGCGCAAACGTAATGTTCGATGGCATTCCGGCAAATATCATCGGGGTAGCTCCGCCGGCATTCTTTGGTGATCGTCTGGAGAGCGATCCTCCCGATTTCTGGCTGCCTATCTCTCAGGAACCCGTGTTTCGCCGCGAAAATTCGCTATTGCGGTTGCCCGCGACAGCATGGCTGTACATGATTGGACGTCTTCGTCCCGACGCCAATCCCTCGCAAGTATCGGCGCAGCTTACAACTGAACTACGGCAATACCTGCTTACCCCCGGCAATTCCAACCAGCACATGGATCTTAAGAAGATCGATAAGCAGGTGATCCATCTTGCTCCGGGCGGAGGCGGAATCAATTCAATGAAAGACGACTACGAGCAGGGGCTGCTGTTGTTAATGGCTGCGTCCGGCGCGGTCCTGATCATTGCGTGCGCGAATCTCGCAAACCTGCTCCTCGCGCGCGGAGCCGCGACCCGCCTGCGCACTTCCCTGCAGCTGGCAATTGGAGCCACACGAGGCCGCATCATCCGCTCACAGATAACGGAAAGCCTAGTACTCTCCCTCGCCGGAGGAGCTCTCGGACTGCTCCTTGCCATGTACGCGAGCAAAGCGATGCTGCTGATCGCGTTTCGCGGATCGACGTTTGTTCCCATATCGAGCACACCCTCCTGGCCGGTGCTTGGATTTACTACTCTCGTCGCCGTGCTTACAGGGATCGTCTTCGGCGTCGGTCCGGCATGGATGGCCTCTCACATTGATCCGGCCGAGGCTCTCCGGGGAGCAAGTCGCGTAACCCGCGAGGCGGCGGCGTTACCGCAGCGCTCGCTAATCGTTCTTCAGGCAGCGGTATCGCTTGTGCTTCTCAGCGTCGCTGCGTTACTGACGCAGACTCTGCGCAACCTCGACAATCAGGAGTACGGAATCCAGCGGCAAGGCAGGCTACTGGTGCAAATCAATCCTCAGAGCGCGGGTTACACGCAGGAGCGGCTGATGGCGTTGTACCAGCAGACTGAGGACAAATTTTCCCATTTGCCCGGCGTAATCAGCGAAAGCTTGTCGCTCTACACAGCGCAGCAAGGAAATAACTGGGGCGAGAGCGTTCACTTTTCCGATAAGACGGGAGAATTCGGCTCGTCTTGGGATCGCGTAACTGCGCGCTATTTCGAGACAATTGGCACGCCTATCGTTCGCGGCCGAGGTTTTAGTGACCAGGACACCGCGACCTCACAGAAAGTCGCGGTGGTGAATGAGGCCTTCGTGCGCAAGTATTTTCCGAAGGAGGACCCCATCGGAAAGCATTTTGGCAAGGATGAACAGAGCCACGCCGGCGATTACGAGATCGTGGGTGTAGCGAAGGACGCGAAATATCAGGATGCTTCCCGCCCGGCACGTCAGATGTTCTTTGTGCCGCTTCCGCAGAAGATCAAGTACGACACTCCGGTTGATAACATGGTTGAGGACTCCTCCATGTACATGGGCACAATCGAACTCCATGTGCAGGGCGACCCCGACAGCTTTGCTACTTACGTTCGGCGTGCGCTCGGAGAAATTGATCCGAACCTTACTCCCACCAGTATGCGCAGCTTCGACGAGCAAGTGAAAATCCTGGCCAGCGCTCACACCCTGATCGGCCGCCTGAGCAGCGCCTTCGGCTTCATCGCTCTCCTGCTCGCCTCAATCGGACTTTACGGCGTTACGGCTTATCGAGTAGCGCGCCGCACCAGCGAAGTTGGTCTGCGAATGGCTCTCGGTGCAAACCGAACAGACATCGTCTCCCTGATCCTGCGCGGAGCTTCTACTCAAGTCGGAATCGGGCTGCTGATCGGGATTCCGTTCTGCTTTCTCGCCAAGCACTGGCTCCAGCATCAACTGTTCGGCATCGGGAAATTCGATCCGACTAGTCTCATCATCGCAATTGCGGTGCTTGGGATTTGTGCCCTAATCGCTAGCCTGCTACCCGCAGCACGGGCTGCAGCTATTGAGCCGATGCGGGCGCTGAGAACAGAGTAG
- a CDS encoding TIGR03118 family protein, with amino-acid sequence MGQTTAFRVTGLTSDRSGANHQSATLLKPWGIAFVPGGNFFIAENAAGRVDSYDADGNPVAGVIIPAPPGSTAAFSPPTGIVAIPEADFLASLGSSGFQFLVAADNGTIWGFTTTNAVPQVATRFVDNSSTAARYTGIAVLRPDCCGAFVAVANFGEGTVDTFTRLGDPLSLSPLMANPFVDPNLPAGYAPFNIQKIKNEIFVTYALRDGAGNPIGADGSGVVNIFDETGNFVKRFISERGAVSAPWGVTQASANFGAFSNAILIGDAAGGRINAFDASNGNLLDQLNDGTGNQLFFVGLRGLAFRADGVGDPNALYELGGTAQGNPAGSFGAITVGNAAFLGLRLSDNVTQATVFPGDPVTITAGLLAQSGTPTGTVVFVDTCCTLTPPLTQTTLGSASIVNGMASIVTTFQAGDHQITARYSGDASFVPSTRSSLLGVVFETRTTLTAPPSATLGTPVILNTNVSSIPPVQPSVLTGQLAFLDGNVILGSVPLLDGAAQLTVNSLAPGAHNIVATFSGDRFFQGGQSAPATITIGNPVPGISSLAPFSEAQNSGAFILTVHGFGFVNGAVVTFNGSPRPTTFVSDTQVRASITASDLAVSGTATIAVSNPAPGGGNSGNALFAIDTVTATSVILDSVTLNVVAGQSVTVRAHPSGFSGTVTLMCLNAPAGVSCSFDSASNSVTIQTSTTTPKGSSAVTLVFSAQALTRNTSAPAILAMSFGVLGLPFGTVLVEARRRWKLKTICWH; translated from the coding sequence ATGGGACAAACTACCGCCTTCCGTGTAACAGGCCTCACATCGGATCGGTCGGGCGCAAATCACCAGTCGGCCACGCTGCTGAAGCCGTGGGGCATCGCATTTGTGCCGGGAGGAAATTTCTTTATCGCAGAGAATGCCGCTGGCCGCGTGGATTCTTACGACGCAGACGGCAATCCAGTGGCTGGAGTGATAATTCCAGCTCCGCCGGGAAGTACCGCTGCATTTTCGCCGCCAACCGGCATTGTGGCTATTCCTGAGGCAGATTTTCTGGCTTCACTGGGGAGCAGCGGCTTCCAGTTCCTTGTTGCTGCCGACAACGGCACGATTTGGGGATTCACAACGACGAACGCGGTGCCACAGGTTGCGACTAGGTTCGTGGACAATTCGTCCACTGCAGCACGCTATACGGGAATCGCCGTTCTGCGTCCTGATTGTTGCGGCGCCTTCGTCGCTGTGGCAAATTTCGGTGAAGGAACCGTGGACACATTTACGCGTCTTGGAGATCCGCTCTCTCTCAGCCCACTGATGGCGAATCCCTTTGTCGATCCCAACCTTCCTGCGGGCTACGCTCCATTCAATATCCAGAAGATCAAAAATGAGATTTTCGTTACCTATGCTCTTAGAGATGGCGCTGGTAATCCGATTGGAGCTGACGGGTCGGGAGTCGTCAATATCTTTGACGAGACGGGAAACTTCGTAAAACGGTTTATTTCCGAGCGTGGTGCTGTCTCGGCGCCTTGGGGAGTTACGCAGGCGAGCGCTAACTTTGGTGCATTCAGTAATGCAATTCTGATCGGCGATGCCGCGGGTGGCCGGATCAACGCATTCGATGCCAGTAACGGCAATTTGCTCGATCAGCTTAATGACGGAACTGGGAATCAGCTGTTTTTTGTTGGGCTGCGCGGTCTCGCATTTCGAGCCGACGGTGTGGGCGACCCAAATGCTCTTTATGAACTTGGCGGAACTGCCCAGGGGAACCCAGCCGGCAGTTTCGGGGCAATCACAGTCGGAAACGCCGCATTCCTGGGTCTGAGGTTGTCTGACAATGTAACGCAGGCAACTGTCTTTCCCGGCGATCCGGTGACCATAACGGCAGGCCTGCTCGCGCAGTCAGGCACGCCGACCGGTACTGTTGTTTTTGTCGACACATGCTGTACTCTCACTCCCCCTCTCACTCAGACCACATTGGGAAGCGCGAGCATTGTCAACGGAATGGCCTCCATTGTTACTACATTCCAGGCCGGGGATCACCAGATCACTGCAAGGTATTCAGGCGACGCGAGCTTTGTGCCCAGCACAAGGTCTTCACTCCTGGGAGTCGTCTTTGAGACTCGAACGACCTTAACAGCACCTCCGAGCGCCACGCTAGGAACGCCGGTGATCCTGAACACGAATGTCAGTTCCATTCCGCCGGTGCAGCCGAGCGTTCTCACAGGACAACTTGCTTTTTTAGACGGGAATGTCATTTTGGGAAGCGTTCCGCTGCTTGATGGCGCTGCGCAGTTAACCGTTAATTCCCTGGCTCCAGGTGCGCACAACATAGTCGCAACATTTTCGGGAGACCGGTTCTTTCAGGGCGGCCAGTCTGCCCCGGCAACCATAACCATAGGAAATCCCGTTCCAGGAATCAGCTCCCTTGCGCCATTTTCCGAAGCGCAGAACTCCGGAGCATTCATTCTGACGGTGCACGGCTTTGGATTTGTGAACGGAGCAGTTGTGACATTCAACGGCTCTCCCAGGCCCACTACGTTCGTGAGCGATACTCAAGTAAGAGCGTCAATTACCGCCTCCGATCTCGCGGTTTCAGGAACAGCCACCATAGCCGTATCCAATCCTGCCCCAGGCGGTGGCAATTCGGGAAACGCGTTGTTCGCCATCGATACTGTAACCGCAACCTCGGTGATACTCGACAGTGTGACGCTCAACGTCGTGGCAGGCCAGAGTGTCACAGTGCGTGCGCATCCGAGCGGCTTTTCGGGAACGGTTACGCTGATGTGTCTCAATGCCCCGGCAGGCGTAAGCTGCTCATTTGACTCGGCGAGCAATTCCGTCACCATCCAGACTTCCACCACCACACCAAAAGGCTCGAGCGCAGTAACGCTGGTATTCAGTGCTCAAGCACTGACTCGCAACACGTCCGCGCCTGCAATCCTGGCAATGTCTTTTGGTGTGTTGGGACTTCCTTTTGGCACGGTGCTCGTGGAAGCTCGCCGCCGATGGAAGCTGAAGACAATCTGTTGGCATTAA
- a CDS encoding glucose dehydrogenase encodes MIQPTSQATRIAAVALAALFLASCGGGGSSPSPSSSGPPPMLALDLIAAGFSSPLDLEQPDDGSGRLFVVEQGGKIRILQNGTIASQPFLDIGSKITTGGEMGLLGVTFHPNFASSRKFYVNYVRNPSGQIQSVIAEYTVPAATPNQTDVTSERILLTVDQIGNFSNHKAGQLAFGADGFLYFGLGDGGSGGDPFGHGQSKQTLLGKLLRIDVDHPSGGLPYGIPTDNPFATSGGLPEIYAYGFRNPWRFSFDRPTERLFLADVGQDAFEEVDIVEKGGNYGWNIMEAGHCYSPVTGCNMTGLTLPITEYSHSEGNAVIGGYVYHGTSITNLQNTYIFGDLGTGKVWGLQETSPGNWTRMLLATTGKTISSFGQDQSGELYLVDYSGGLFKIRAQ; translated from the coding sequence ATGATTCAACCAACTTCTCAGGCAACGCGCATTGCGGCAGTTGCTCTTGCCGCTCTCTTCCTCGCAAGCTGTGGAGGCGGAGGTTCATCACCTTCCCCCTCGTCCTCCGGTCCTCCGCCAATGCTTGCGCTCGATCTCATAGCTGCTGGATTTAGCTCGCCACTCGATCTCGAACAGCCCGATGACGGCAGCGGGAGACTCTTTGTCGTTGAGCAGGGAGGTAAGATCAGGATTCTTCAGAATGGCACAATCGCATCCCAGCCGTTCCTTGATATCGGCTCGAAGATCACGACGGGCGGCGAGATGGGATTGCTCGGAGTTACCTTTCATCCCAATTTTGCATCGAGTCGCAAGTTCTACGTGAATTACGTCCGAAACCCCAGCGGCCAGATTCAATCTGTAATCGCCGAATACACGGTTCCGGCTGCCACTCCGAATCAGACTGACGTGACTAGCGAACGAATCCTGCTCACTGTGGACCAAATCGGGAATTTCAGCAATCACAAAGCCGGCCAGCTGGCATTTGGCGCCGACGGATTTCTGTACTTCGGGCTCGGTGACGGCGGCAGTGGTGGCGATCCATTTGGTCATGGACAGAGCAAGCAAACGCTGCTGGGAAAGTTGTTGCGCATCGATGTCGATCATCCCAGTGGTGGTCTACCCTATGGAATTCCAACCGACAATCCGTTCGCTACTAGCGGCGGCCTGCCGGAGATATACGCATATGGGTTTCGGAATCCATGGCGGTTTTCTTTCGATCGCCCCACCGAACGACTGTTTCTCGCAGACGTTGGACAAGATGCTTTCGAGGAAGTCGACATCGTGGAGAAGGGCGGAAACTACGGGTGGAACATCATGGAGGCCGGCCACTGCTATAGCCCCGTCACCGGCTGCAACATGACTGGACTTACTTTGCCGATCACCGAATATAGCCACTCCGAGGGGAACGCAGTGATCGGCGGCTACGTCTATCACGGAACCTCGATCACGAACCTGCAGAACACGTACATCTTTGGCGATCTGGGAACCGGAAAAGTGTGGGGTTTGCAGGAGACCAGCCCCGGCAATTGGACGCGAATGTTACTCGCGACGACAGGCAAAACCATCAGCTCGTTCGGGCAGGATCAATCCGGTGAACTGTATCTGGTCGACTATTCAGGAGGCCTCTTCAAGATTCGTGCCCAGTAG
- a CDS encoding ferritin-like domain-containing protein produces the protein MALFSMDLDSLKDLFIGELRDLYDAENQITEALPKLIEKAHYAQLKSALQEHLEVTRGQMRRLDTIFHRLGEKPSGESCKGMKGLIKEGDDMATRDGEPSVIDAAIISAAQRVEHYEMAGYGTVRTYADLLGEKEFASLLQQTLDEEKEADKTLTEIAKTINIQARAA, from the coding sequence ATGGCTTTGTTTTCCATGGACCTGGACAGTTTGAAAGATTTGTTCATCGGCGAGCTGCGGGATTTGTATGACGCAGAAAACCAGATCACCGAGGCGTTGCCCAAGTTGATCGAGAAAGCGCATTATGCCCAACTCAAGAGCGCTCTTCAGGAGCACCTTGAGGTGACTCGCGGACAGATGCGGCGACTCGACACCATTTTCCATCGTCTCGGCGAGAAACCAAGTGGCGAAAGCTGCAAGGGCATGAAGGGGTTGATCAAAGAAGGCGACGATATGGCGACACGCGATGGCGAACCTAGCGTCATCGACGCCGCGATTATCAGCGCCGCACAGCGTGTGGAGCACTACGAGATGGCAGGATACGGAACGGTTCGAACGTATGCCGATCTACTCGGCGAAAAAGAATTCGCCAGTCTGCTGCAACAGACTCTGGATGAGGAGAAAGAAGCTGACAAGACGCTTACCGAGATTGCTAAGACGATCAACATTCAGGCGCGCGCTGCGTAA
- a CDS encoding urocanate hydratase, whose product MPVETEAPPTAGTAIKAPRGTQISCKGWQQEAAMRMLMNNLDSEVGERPQDLIVYGGTGKAARNWDCYRAIVASLRELESDETLLVQSGKPVGIFKTHDYAPRVLIANSNLVGHWSNWEKFNELERAGLTMYGQMTAGSWIYIGSQGIVQGTFETFAAAGEKHFDGDLAGKLIVSGGMGGMGGAQPLAATMTGACFLGIDVNPERIKKRLKTGYCDFMVNSLDEALRILKNSIRKKEAVSVGLAGNCADVIPELAARGVKPDLLTDQTSAHDPLNGYIPLGLTVDAADELRRKDPKGYLQRSLDSIARHVEGMLELQKSGSVTFDYGNNIRTFAFERGVKNAYDFPGFVPAYIRPLFCEGRGPFRWVALSGEPSDIAVTDDLILKMFPKNRILSRWINLARKRIRFQGLPARICWLGHGERAQFGLAMNDLVKRGTIKAPIVIGRDHLDCGSVASPFRETEAMRDGSDAIADWAFLNALLNTTSGASWVSIHNGGGVGIGYSQHAGQVTVADGTELMAKRIERVLTNDPGIGVARHADAGYQEAQSFADRAGIRIPMQESSASGAKSLNSSSPKSSVRGGAQE is encoded by the coding sequence ATGCCGGTTGAGACTGAGGCGCCGCCGACTGCAGGAACTGCGATCAAAGCTCCGCGGGGCACACAGATTTCCTGCAAAGGCTGGCAGCAGGAAGCGGCTATGCGGATGCTCATGAACAACCTCGATTCGGAGGTGGGCGAGCGTCCGCAGGATCTGATAGTTTATGGCGGCACGGGAAAGGCCGCACGTAATTGGGATTGTTATCGCGCGATCGTGGCGTCTCTTCGGGAGCTTGAGAGTGACGAGACGCTGCTGGTGCAATCAGGCAAACCCGTAGGCATTTTCAAGACTCATGATTATGCCCCACGCGTGCTCATCGCCAATTCAAATCTCGTCGGCCATTGGTCAAATTGGGAAAAGTTCAACGAACTCGAACGAGCTGGCCTGACAATGTATGGCCAGATGACTGCGGGTTCCTGGATTTACATCGGCTCGCAAGGCATCGTTCAAGGCACATTTGAGACCTTCGCAGCCGCCGGCGAGAAGCATTTCGATGGTGATCTCGCGGGCAAGCTGATCGTCAGTGGCGGGATGGGCGGTATGGGTGGGGCTCAGCCGCTGGCGGCTACGATGACAGGTGCCTGCTTCCTCGGAATCGACGTAAATCCCGAGCGCATTAAGAAGCGCCTGAAGACCGGCTATTGCGACTTTATGGTGAACAGCCTCGACGAGGCGCTGCGCATCCTGAAGAATTCCATTCGCAAAAAGGAAGCTGTTTCCGTCGGTCTCGCCGGAAATTGTGCTGACGTGATTCCAGAGCTGGCAGCCCGGGGCGTTAAGCCGGATCTGCTCACGGATCAAACTTCTGCGCACGATCCATTGAATGGCTACATTCCATTGGGTTTGACGGTCGATGCGGCCGATGAGCTGCGCCGCAAAGACCCGAAAGGTTATCTTCAGCGCTCACTGGACTCCATCGCGCGCCATGTTGAAGGCATGCTGGAGTTACAGAAATCCGGATCGGTGACTTTCGACTACGGAAACAACATTCGTACGTTCGCATTCGAGCGCGGCGTAAAGAATGCCTACGATTTTCCCGGATTTGTTCCTGCGTATATTCGTCCGCTCTTCTGTGAAGGGCGTGGCCCATTTCGCTGGGTTGCGCTCTCGGGAGAACCTTCAGACATCGCGGTAACGGACGACCTGATCCTAAAGATGTTTCCCAAAAATCGAATCCTCAGCCGCTGGATCAACTTGGCGCGTAAACGGATCCGCTTCCAGGGCCTGCCTGCGCGTATCTGCTGGCTGGGACATGGAGAGCGCGCTCAATTCGGGCTGGCGATGAACGATCTGGTGAAGCGCGGCACAATCAAAGCTCCGATCGTCATTGGCCGCGATCACCTTGACTGTGGTTCGGTTGCATCCCCATTTCGGGAAACCGAAGCCATGAGGGATGGCAGTGATGCCATTGCAGACTGGGCTTTCCTTAACGCCTTGCTGAACACTACCAGTGGCGCAAGCTGGGTCTCCATTCACAATGGCGGCGGGGTGGGCATCGGATACTCGCAGCACGCCGGACAAGTGACTGTCGCCGACGGCACTGAGCTGATGGCGAAGCGCATTGAACGTGTTCTCACGAACGATCCAGGCATCGGAGTTGCCAGGCACGCCGATGCTGGCTATCAAGAGGCGCAGTCCTTCGCCGATCGCGCCGGTATTCGCATACCGATGCAGGAGAGCTCTGCGTCCGGCGCTAAGAGCTTGAATTCTTCAAGTCCGAAATCTTCGGTCAGAGGCGGCGCTCAAGAGTGA
- a CDS encoding imidazolonepropionase encodes MFGQRRRSRVSATAKSVAKPLLLTNIGQLLTLKDITGRNEPRRGRELLELGIIENAAIFCREGKIAAVGSEVEIGARATQEIGSDLRVFDCRGGTVLPGFVDSHTHPVFVSPRLVDFEQRIQGSTYEQIANAGGGIRSSIERVRKASEDDLVSAVLRAFEDMERSGTTTIEAKSGYGLSLDSELKSLRCIREAAQQWPGTVISTFLGAHVIPPEFQQRADEYVDLVCEEMIPKVAKEKLADFVDVFCERGAFSIAQTERIFAAAQKARMGTRAHVCQFTPQDLSRLARFEPASYDHLDCLTDKDLQSLAQQRTIATLLPGASYFLAHSYAIARRLIDAGAAVALATDFNPGTSPTTSMPIVLSMACTQMRMTPAEAISAATINGAHALRLAKRKGSIEMGKEADLAVFDIRDYREICYWFGRETCRATVMNGHLAIH; translated from the coding sequence ATCTTCGGTCAGAGGCGGCGCTCAAGAGTGAGCGCCACCGCGAAGAGCGTAGCCAAACCGCTGCTTCTAACCAACATCGGCCAGTTGCTCACACTTAAGGACATCACTGGTCGCAACGAACCGCGTCGCGGGCGAGAGCTACTGGAGTTGGGAATCATTGAGAACGCCGCCATTTTCTGTCGTGAGGGGAAGATCGCCGCTGTTGGCTCCGAGGTTGAAATCGGAGCACGAGCTACGCAGGAGATAGGATCCGATCTCCGAGTCTTCGATTGCCGGGGCGGCACTGTGCTGCCAGGGTTCGTGGATTCCCACACCCATCCAGTATTTGTCTCACCTCGTCTTGTTGATTTTGAGCAGCGCATTCAAGGCAGCACCTACGAACAGATCGCTAATGCCGGAGGCGGCATTCGTTCCAGTATCGAACGCGTGCGTAAGGCGAGCGAAGATGACTTGGTGAGCGCCGTTCTGCGGGCGTTCGAAGATATGGAGCGCTCTGGAACGACCACCATCGAAGCGAAATCCGGTTATGGGCTTTCTTTGGATTCGGAGCTGAAGTCCTTGCGCTGCATTCGCGAGGCGGCGCAGCAATGGCCCGGAACGGTGATTTCCACCTTCCTGGGAGCGCACGTTATACCGCCGGAGTTCCAGCAGCGGGCGGACGAATACGTGGATCTCGTGTGCGAGGAGATGATTCCCAAGGTGGCAAAGGAGAAGCTCGCCGATTTTGTCGACGTCTTTTGTGAACGTGGAGCGTTTTCGATCGCGCAAACAGAGCGAATCTTCGCTGCCGCTCAGAAAGCCCGCATGGGAACACGGGCACATGTTTGTCAATTCACCCCGCAGGATCTCTCGAGGCTGGCCCGGTTCGAACCGGCATCTTACGATCATCTCGACTGTTTGACGGATAAAGACTTACAATCCCTCGCGCAGCAGAGGACGATCGCCACACTGTTGCCCGGGGCCTCATACTTTCTTGCTCATTCATATGCGATCGCGCGCAGACTGATCGACGCAGGCGCGGCGGTCGCTTTAGCGACAGATTTCAACCCGGGAACATCGCCTACAACCAGCATGCCGATCGTGCTCTCAATGGCATGCACACAAATGCGCATGACTCCTGCTGAAGCCATTTCCGCAGCCACAATCAATGGAGCCCACGCTTTGCGCCTGGCGAAGCGAAAAGGCAGTATCGAAATGGGAAAAGAGGCCGATCTCGCTGTCTTCGACATAAGAGACTATCGGGAGATCTGCTATTGGTTTGGACGAGAAACGTGCCGTGCAACTGTAATGAACGGCCATCTCGCGATTCATTGA